Proteins co-encoded in one Stenotrophomonas maltophilia genomic window:
- the ftsH gene encoding ATP-dependent zinc metalloprotease FtsH — protein MNDLTKNLLLWVVVAVVLMVVFQSFSPKTSGAGAQGASYSQFLDQVDSGNVQKVAFGGDMRGGTSQLTYTTRGGQSSTITAPFDRDLINVLRTKNVEIVQEEPSSGISLGAILMNFLPVILIIGFWLFIMRQMQGGGGGAKGAMSFGKSRAKLQGEDQIKVTFADVAGCDEAKEEVGELVDFLRDPSKFTKLGGKIPRGVLMVGPPGTGKTLLAKAIAGEAKVPFFSISGSDFVEMFVGVGASRVRDMFEQAKKHAPCIIFIDEIDAVGRHRGAGLGGGHDEREQTLNQLLVEMDGFEGGEGVIVIAATNRPDVLDPALLRPGRFDRQVVVGLPDVKGREHILKVHMRKLPLADDVEPMVIARGTPGFSGADLANLCNEAALFAARGNEKEVRMDHFDRARDKILMGAERRSMAMSEDEKTLTAYHEAGHAIVGRLVPEHDPVYKVTIIPRGRALGVTMYLPEGDKYSMNRVAIQSQLCSLYGGRVAEELIFGEDKVTTGASNDIERATKMARNMVTKWGLSEQLGPIAYGEEDDEVFLGRSVTQHKSVSNDTARRIDEEVRNILDKAYARTTQLLTDNIDKLHAMSQLLLQYETIDAPQIDAIMEGRDPPPPAGWNKSNKDGGNDKGGDARPLPPIAGPAESH, from the coding sequence ATGAACGACTTGACCAAGAACCTCCTGCTATGGGTGGTCGTCGCCGTCGTGCTGATGGTGGTCTTCCAGAGCTTCTCGCCCAAGACCTCCGGGGCTGGGGCGCAGGGCGCGTCGTATTCGCAGTTCCTGGACCAGGTGGACAGCGGCAACGTGCAGAAGGTCGCCTTCGGCGGCGACATGCGCGGCGGCACCAGCCAGCTGACCTACACCACCCGCGGTGGGCAGTCGTCCACCATCACCGCGCCGTTCGATCGTGACCTGATCAACGTGCTGCGCACCAAGAACGTGGAAATCGTGCAGGAGGAGCCGTCCAGCGGCATTTCCCTCGGCGCGATCCTGATGAATTTCCTGCCGGTCATCCTGATCATCGGCTTCTGGCTGTTCATCATGCGCCAGATGCAGGGCGGTGGCGGCGGTGCCAAGGGTGCGATGTCCTTCGGCAAGTCGCGCGCCAAGCTGCAGGGCGAAGACCAGATCAAGGTGACCTTCGCCGACGTCGCCGGCTGCGACGAGGCCAAGGAAGAAGTGGGCGAACTGGTCGACTTCCTGCGTGACCCGTCCAAGTTCACCAAGCTGGGCGGCAAGATCCCGCGCGGCGTGCTGATGGTCGGCCCGCCGGGTACCGGCAAGACGCTGCTGGCCAAGGCCATCGCCGGCGAAGCCAAGGTGCCGTTCTTCTCGATCTCCGGTTCGGACTTCGTGGAAATGTTCGTCGGCGTCGGCGCCAGCCGCGTGCGCGACATGTTCGAGCAGGCCAAGAAGCACGCCCCGTGCATCATTTTCATCGACGAAATCGATGCCGTCGGTCGCCACCGTGGTGCCGGCCTGGGCGGCGGTCATGACGAGCGCGAGCAGACCCTGAACCAGCTGCTGGTCGAAATGGACGGTTTCGAGGGTGGCGAAGGCGTGATCGTGATCGCCGCGACCAACCGTCCGGACGTGCTGGACCCGGCGCTGCTGCGTCCGGGCCGCTTCGACCGCCAGGTCGTGGTCGGCCTGCCGGACGTGAAGGGCCGCGAGCACATCCTGAAGGTGCACATGCGCAAGCTGCCGCTGGCCGACGACGTCGAACCGATGGTGATCGCGCGCGGTACCCCGGGCTTCTCTGGTGCCGATCTGGCCAACCTCTGCAACGAGGCGGCCCTGTTCGCCGCGCGCGGCAACGAGAAGGAAGTCCGCATGGACCACTTCGACCGTGCCCGCGACAAGATCCTGATGGGTGCCGAGCGCCGCTCGATGGCCATGAGCGAGGACGAGAAGACGCTGACCGCGTACCACGAGGCCGGCCACGCCATCGTCGGCCGCCTGGTGCCCGAGCACGACCCGGTCTACAAGGTCACCATCATTCCGCGCGGCCGTGCGCTGGGTGTGACCATGTACCTGCCGGAGGGCGACAAGTATTCGATGAACCGCGTGGCGATCCAGTCGCAGCTGTGCTCGCTGTACGGCGGCCGTGTCGCTGAAGAACTGATCTTCGGTGAGGACAAGGTCACCACCGGTGCCTCCAACGACATCGAGCGCGCCACCAAGATGGCCCGCAACATGGTCACCAAGTGGGGCCTGTCCGAGCAGCTCGGCCCGATCGCCTATGGCGAAGAGGACGACGAGGTGTTCCTGGGCCGCTCGGTCACCCAGCACAAGAGCGTGTCCAACGACACCGCGCGCCGCATCGACGAGGAAGTACGCAACATCCTCGACAAGGCCTACGCCCGCACCACGCAGCTGCTGACCGACAACATCGACAAGCTGCACGCGATGTCGCAGCTGCTGCTGCAGTACGAGACCATCGACGCGCCGCAGATCGACGCCATCATGGAAGGCCGCGACCCGCCGCCGCCGGCCGGCTGGAACAAGTCGAACAAGGACGGTGGCAACGACAAGGGCGGCGACGCCCGTCCGCTGCCGCCGATCGCAGGCCCGGCCGAGTCGCACTGA
- the rlmE gene encoding 23S rRNA (uridine(2552)-2'-O)-methyltransferase RlmE, whose translation MATRSKSSQRWLKEHFSDPFVKKAQAEGMRSRAAYKLEELLERDRLLKPHMVVVDLGAAPGGWSQQVRRQIGDTGRVLALDILDMPPLAGVEFLHGDFREEAVLSQFEAMLGDQPVDLVLSDMAPNKSGVGAVDQPRMMHLAELALDFADNHLKTGGAFLIKLFQGEGFDDYVRDMRRRYDKVSIRKPEASRKRSPEVYALGQGKRAHMK comes from the coding sequence ATGGCTACCCGCAGCAAAAGCAGCCAGCGCTGGCTCAAGGAACACTTCTCCGACCCCTTCGTGAAGAAGGCGCAGGCCGAAGGTATGCGCTCGCGCGCCGCCTACAAGCTCGAAGAGCTGCTCGAACGTGACCGGTTGCTGAAGCCGCACATGGTGGTGGTCGACCTCGGCGCGGCCCCTGGCGGATGGTCTCAGCAGGTGCGGAGACAGATTGGCGATACCGGCCGCGTGCTGGCCCTGGACATCCTGGACATGCCGCCGCTGGCCGGCGTGGAGTTCCTTCACGGTGACTTCAGGGAAGAAGCCGTCCTATCGCAGTTTGAAGCCATGCTCGGGGATCAGCCGGTAGACCTTGTGCTGTCGGACATGGCCCCCAATAAGAGTGGTGTGGGCGCGGTCGACCAGCCGCGGATGATGCACCTGGCGGAGCTGGCCCTGGATTTTGCCGACAACCACCTCAAGACCGGTGGGGCATTCCTGATCAAGCTGTTCCAGGGCGAAGGCTTTGACGACTACGTGCGCGACATGCGCCGCCGGTACGACAAGGTTTCCATCCGCAAGCCGGAAGCGTCGCGCAAGCGCTCTCCCGAGGTGTATGCCTTGGGTCAGGGAAAACGCGCCCACATGAAGTAA
- the yhbY gene encoding ribosome assembly RNA-binding protein YhbY produces MSIALTASQTRFLRGQAHDLKALLQTGGKGVTPAFLAELNEVLERHELVKVKVAAEDREARDVMIGEIVDATESALVQRIGHVAVLYRPSKEQRQIVLPRG; encoded by the coding sequence ATGTCCATCGCCCTGACCGCCTCCCAGACCCGTTTCCTGCGCGGCCAAGCCCACGACCTGAAGGCCCTGCTGCAGACCGGCGGCAAGGGCGTGACCCCGGCCTTCCTCGCTGAGCTGAACGAAGTGCTGGAGCGCCACGAACTGGTGAAGGTGAAGGTCGCTGCCGAGGACCGCGAAGCGCGTGATGTGATGATCGGCGAGATCGTCGACGCCACCGAGAGCGCGCTGGTGCAGCGCATCGGCCACGTCGCCGTGCTGTACCGCCCGAGCAAGGAACAGCGCCAGATCGTGCTGCCGCGCGGCTGA
- a CDS encoding Mth938-like domain-containing protein, which yields MQLNHEPPDYAYSLRAADGRSARVNEQVLASSFFLTPDQLVEHWPVVRSAELQLVDLEPILALNPALIVLGTGDRQVFPPAAVMAACLSRGIGLEVMNNPAAARTFNILAGEGRKVAAAFILEG from the coding sequence ATGCAGCTGAACCACGAGCCGCCTGATTACGCCTACAGCCTGCGCGCCGCCGACGGCCGTTCGGCGCGGGTCAACGAACAGGTGCTGGCCAGCAGTTTCTTCCTGACCCCTGACCAGCTGGTCGAGCACTGGCCGGTGGTGCGTTCGGCCGAGCTGCAACTGGTCGACCTGGAACCGATCCTGGCGCTGAACCCGGCGTTGATCGTGCTCGGCACCGGTGATCGCCAGGTGTTTCCGCCGGCTGCAGTGATGGCGGCCTGCCTGTCCCGCGGCATCGGCCTGGAAGTGATGAACAACCCCGCCGCCGCACGCACGTTCAACATTCTCGCCGGCGAAGGCCGCAAGGTCGCGGCCGCCTTCATTCTGGAAGGCTGA
- a CDS encoding peptidoglycan DD-metalloendopeptidase family protein: MSPDRLSKGVRIGALAVLVSTLAACGTATVVRPGGGSSSGGVTTPKTSVPKPGQTVVVRKGDTIYALARIHDITPADLIAWNSLDNPSTIHPGQVIRLYPPGASGGRAPTTVVTAPRPGGSAGSTAPVTAPAGPVKSNIAWRWPADGAIVGRYVAGDATKQGVDIAGTSGQAVKATANGVVVYSGAGLVGYGELIIIKHSDQWLSAYGHNRKRLVNEGQSVKAGEQIAEMGRTGANRDMVHFEIRYNGKPVDPQQYLPAR, from the coding sequence ATGAGTCCTGATCGTCTGAGCAAGGGAGTGCGCATCGGCGCGCTGGCTGTGCTGGTTTCCACCCTGGCTGCCTGCGGCACCGCCACCGTGGTCCGACCGGGTGGCGGCAGCAGCAGTGGTGGCGTGACCACGCCGAAGACCTCGGTGCCCAAGCCGGGGCAGACCGTGGTCGTGCGTAAAGGCGACACCATCTATGCACTGGCCCGCATCCACGACATCACGCCGGCCGACCTGATTGCCTGGAACAGCCTGGACAATCCCTCGACCATCCATCCCGGACAGGTGATCCGCCTGTATCCGCCGGGTGCCAGCGGTGGCCGCGCGCCCACGACCGTGGTGACTGCGCCGCGTCCGGGCGGCAGTGCCGGCAGCACTGCGCCGGTCACCGCACCGGCGGGGCCGGTGAAGAGCAACATCGCCTGGCGCTGGCCAGCCGATGGTGCGATCGTTGGCCGCTATGTCGCCGGTGATGCGACCAAGCAGGGCGTGGACATTGCCGGCACCAGCGGCCAGGCGGTGAAGGCCACCGCCAACGGCGTGGTGGTGTATTCCGGCGCCGGACTGGTCGGTTACGGCGAGCTGATCATCATCAAGCACAGCGACCAGTGGCTGTCGGCCTATGGCCACAACCGCAAGCGCCTGGTGAACGAAGGCCAGAGCGTGAAGGCCGGTGAGCAGATTGCCGAGATGGGCCGTACCGGTGCAAACCGCGACATGGTCCACTTCGAGATCCGTTACAACGGCAAGCCGGTTGACCCGCAGCAGTATCTGCCGGCGCGCTGA
- a CDS encoding YqaA family protein — translation MKIFGPLYERAMKWAAHERAPTYLTVLSFFEAIIFPVMPEVMLAPMCVAQPKRGWWFATLSLAGSMVGAVVGYALGHFAFEAIKPLFEALGMLPAIEQGITTVQAKMAESPWAVFTFLVLGGFMPIPMKVFTWASGIVGVPMPQYLLSMLIGRGKRVYVLAAVIRIGGARAEAALRRWIEPLGWIATALVVVLIAWLVWRSKFA, via the coding sequence ATGAAGATTTTCGGGCCGCTGTACGAGCGGGCGATGAAGTGGGCGGCGCACGAGCGCGCACCGACCTACCTGACGGTATTGAGCTTCTTCGAGGCGATCATCTTTCCGGTGATGCCGGAGGTGATGCTGGCACCGATGTGCGTGGCCCAGCCGAAGCGTGGCTGGTGGTTCGCCACCCTCAGCCTGGCCGGGTCGATGGTCGGCGCGGTAGTCGGCTATGCGCTGGGCCACTTCGCCTTCGAGGCGATCAAGCCGCTGTTCGAGGCGCTGGGCATGCTGCCGGCGATCGAGCAGGGCATCACCACCGTGCAGGCGAAGATGGCCGAGTCGCCGTGGGCGGTGTTCACCTTCCTGGTGCTGGGCGGTTTCATGCCCATCCCGATGAAGGTCTTCACGTGGGCATCGGGTATCGTCGGCGTACCCATGCCGCAGTACCTGTTGAGCATGCTGATCGGTCGTGGCAAGCGCGTGTACGTGCTGGCCGCGGTCATCCGTATCGGCGGTGCGCGTGCCGAAGCGGCGCTGCGCCGCTGGATTGAACCGCTGGGCTGGATCGCCACCGCGTTGGTGGTGGTGCTGATTGCCTGGCTTGTATGGAGGTCGAAGTTCGCATGA
- a CDS encoding protein-L-isoaspartate(D-aspartate) O-methyltransferase translates to MSPRLRLQPEAVGIGMTSQRVRDRLVDRLREAGIVDEATLNAIRVVPRHLFIDEALASRAYEDTALPIGHGQTISQPWVVARMTEAVLQVAPKRVLEVGTGSGYQAAILGALGLEVYTVERIGDLLRQARKRFRALGMNIRTKHDDGRVGWAEHGPFDAIVVTAAAPALVDALVEQLAGGGRLVAPVGGPGGQSLVQLDRSADGSIEQRVLAPVTFVPLLSGMLD, encoded by the coding sequence ATGAGCCCACGCCTGCGCCTGCAGCCGGAAGCTGTCGGTATCGGCATGACCTCGCAGCGCGTGCGTGACCGCCTGGTCGATCGTCTGCGCGAGGCCGGCATCGTCGACGAAGCCACCTTGAATGCGATCCGGGTGGTGCCGCGGCATCTGTTCATCGATGAAGCGCTGGCCTCGCGGGCCTATGAAGACACCGCGCTGCCGATCGGTCACGGCCAGACCATTTCGCAGCCCTGGGTGGTGGCGCGGATGACCGAGGCCGTGCTGCAGGTGGCGCCGAAGCGCGTGCTGGAAGTCGGCACCGGCTCCGGCTACCAGGCGGCCATCCTCGGCGCGCTGGGGCTGGAGGTCTATACGGTCGAGCGCATCGGCGACCTGCTGCGACAGGCGCGCAAGCGCTTCCGCGCGCTGGGCATGAACATCCGCACCAAGCATGACGATGGCCGCGTTGGCTGGGCCGAGCACGGTCCGTTCGATGCCATCGTGGTCACCGCGGCGGCACCGGCGCTGGTCGATGCACTGGTGGAACAGCTGGCCGGAGGCGGGCGCCTGGTGGCCCCGGTCGGCGGGCCGGGCGGGCAGTCGCTGGTGCAGCTGGACCGCAGCGCTGACGGCAGCATCGAACAACGTGTGCTGGCGCCGGTCACTTTCGTGCCGCTGCTGTCTGGCATGCTGGACTAA
- the surE gene encoding 5'/3'-nucleotidase SurE, protein MRILVSNDDGVDAAGIRMLASVLRETGHEVTVVAPDRDRSGASNSLTLDLPIRLKRIDHYTVSVAGTPTDCVHLALTGLLEFEPDIVVSGINNAANLGDDVIYSGTVSAAMEGRFLGLPAVAVSLVSRNHDPKHFETAARAAVEIVARLKADPLPADTILNVNVPDLPWNEVKGFEVTRLGNRHRAEGCIAQKDPRGNEVYWIGPAGREQDSGPGTDFHAVRTGHISITPIQVDLTRYQALEKVASWVGGLSAALDPQA, encoded by the coding sequence ATGCGAATCCTGGTCAGTAATGACGATGGTGTCGACGCCGCAGGCATCCGGATGCTTGCCTCGGTGCTGCGCGAGACCGGCCATGAAGTGACGGTGGTCGCACCCGACCGTGATCGCTCCGGCGCCAGCAATTCACTGACCCTGGACCTGCCGATCCGCCTCAAGCGCATCGACCACTACACCGTCTCGGTGGCCGGCACGCCGACCGACTGCGTGCACCTGGCGCTGACCGGCCTGCTTGAATTCGAGCCTGATATTGTCGTGTCCGGCATCAACAACGCCGCCAACCTCGGCGATGACGTGATCTATTCCGGCACCGTTTCGGCGGCGATGGAAGGCCGCTTCCTCGGCCTGCCGGCGGTGGCGGTCTCGCTGGTCAGCCGCAATCACGACCCGAAGCATTTCGAGACCGCCGCGCGTGCCGCGGTGGAGATCGTCGCCCGGCTCAAGGCCGACCCGTTGCCCGCTGACACCATCCTCAACGTCAACGTGCCGGACCTGCCTTGGAATGAGGTCAAGGGCTTCGAAGTCACCCGCCTGGGCAACCGCCATCGCGCCGAAGGCTGCATCGCGCAGAAGGATCCGCGTGGCAACGAGGTGTACTGGATCGGCCCGGCCGGGCGCGAGCAGGACTCCGGCCCCGGTACCGATTTCCACGCCGTGCGCACCGGGCACATCTCGATCACACCAATCCAGGTCGACCTGACCCGCTACCAGGCACTGGAGAAGGTGGCCAGCTGGGTCGGCGGCCTCAGCGCCGCGCTGGACCCGCAGGCATGA
- a CDS encoding Smr/MutS family protein yields the protein MSPPEDEDPAALFRAAIGAVTPLRKDAEPAPAAPRPKPRARMAERDEAEAAGEFARLLRDSSPLEAGDVASYRRDTLPPRLFQRLKRGQYSVQDELDLHGATAAQAEVLLRQFLQEAHAHEYGCVRIIHGKGLQSDGGAPVLKNLVDRLLRLRNDVLAFHSAPTGQGGTGAVLVLLARR from the coding sequence ATGTCGCCCCCTGAAGACGAAGACCCGGCCGCCCTGTTCCGTGCGGCCATCGGCGCAGTGACGCCGCTGCGCAAGGATGCCGAGCCGGCACCGGCGGCGCCCCGGCCGAAGCCGCGCGCGCGCATGGCCGAACGTGATGAGGCCGAAGCGGCCGGCGAGTTCGCGCGGCTGCTGCGCGACAGTTCGCCGCTGGAGGCGGGCGACGTGGCCAGCTATCGCCGCGACACTCTGCCGCCCCGCCTGTTCCAGCGCCTCAAACGTGGCCAGTACTCGGTGCAGGACGAACTGGACCTGCATGGCGCCACCGCCGCGCAGGCGGAGGTTCTGTTGCGCCAGTTCCTGCAGGAAGCGCATGCACATGAGTACGGCTGCGTGCGCATCATCCACGGCAAGGGTTTGCAGTCCGATGGTGGCGCGCCGGTGCTGAAGAACCTGGTCGACCGCCTGCTGCGGCTGCGCAACGACGTGCTGGCGTTCCATTCAGCGCCGACCGGGCAAGGCGGCACCGGCGCGGTGCTGGTGCTGCTGGCACGGCGTTGA
- the truD gene encoding tRNA pseudouridine(13) synthase TruD, protein MIPVPLAFGTPLLTARIRTTPDDFQVDELPAFEASGEGEHLLLHIRKRGANTVHVAKLLAKWAGLPEMAVSYAGMKDRHAVTTQRFSVHLPKRVAPDLAELASDEIEVIESSWHNRKLQRGALAGNRFKLVLREVRGDAAAISERLQQIAERGLPNWFGEQRFGRDGGNVPAALAMFGGRRMRKDQRSLLLSAARSALFNRVLAARVEQGNWDQPLDGEVWMLDGSRSVFGPEPYTDVLAERLARFDIHPSAPLWGEGELRSTDAARELELAALDDEESKALRAGLEDARLKQERRALRLRPALLQHQWLADDVLELSFALPPGCYATAVLHELGPVEDASQA, encoded by the coding sequence ATGATCCCGGTACCGCTCGCGTTCGGTACGCCGTTGCTGACGGCACGCATCCGCACTACGCCCGACGATTTCCAGGTGGACGAACTGCCGGCCTTCGAGGCCAGCGGCGAAGGCGAACACCTGCTGTTGCACATCCGCAAGCGCGGTGCCAACACCGTGCACGTGGCCAAGCTGTTGGCCAAGTGGGCCGGCCTGCCGGAGATGGCGGTCAGCTACGCCGGCATGAAAGACCGCCACGCAGTCACCACCCAGCGTTTCAGCGTGCACCTGCCCAAGCGCGTCGCGCCGGATCTGGCCGAACTCGCCAGTGACGAGATCGAGGTGATCGAGTCCAGCTGGCACAACCGCAAGCTGCAGCGCGGCGCATTGGCCGGCAACCGTTTCAAGCTGGTGCTGCGCGAGGTGCGGGGCGATGCCGCTGCGATCAGTGAGCGCCTGCAGCAGATTGCCGAGCGTGGCCTGCCGAACTGGTTCGGTGAGCAGCGCTTCGGCCGCGACGGCGGCAACGTACCGGCGGCACTGGCGATGTTCGGTGGCCGCCGCATGCGCAAGGATCAGCGTTCGCTGCTGTTGTCGGCGGCGCGCTCGGCGCTGTTCAACCGCGTGCTGGCCGCGCGCGTGGAGCAGGGCAACTGGGATCAGCCGCTGGACGGGGAGGTGTGGATGCTTGACGGCAGTCGCAGCGTGTTCGGCCCCGAGCCGTATACCGATGTACTGGCCGAGCGCCTGGCACGGTTCGACATCCATCCCAGCGCGCCGCTGTGGGGCGAGGGCGAGCTGCGCAGCACCGATGCTGCGCGCGAACTGGAGCTGGCCGCACTGGATGACGAAGAGTCCAAGGCACTGCGTGCCGGGCTGGAAGATGCGCGCCTGAAGCAGGAGCGCCGCGCGTTGCGCCTGCGTCCGGCGCTGCTGCAGCACCAGTGGCTGGCCGACGACGTGCTGGAGCTGTCATTCGCACTGCCGCCGGGTTGCTACGCCACCGCCGTACTGCACGAGCTCGGCCCGGTCGAAGACGCCTCACAGGCCTGA
- the ispF gene encoding 2-C-methyl-D-erythritol 2,4-cyclodiphosphate synthase, with product MSTAPFPPVRIGQGYDVHAFGEGDHIMLGGVNVPHSCGVLAHSDGDVILHALCDAMLGALALGDIGQHFPPSDDRWKGADSSDFVRHCDSLLRERGWRVGNTDITVICERPKVGPHALAMRERIGGLLQLPLDAVSVKATTSEKLGFTGRGEGIAAQAVVLLVAA from the coding sequence ATGAGCACCGCACCGTTCCCGCCCGTCCGCATCGGCCAGGGTTATGACGTCCATGCCTTCGGTGAAGGCGACCACATCATGCTTGGCGGGGTGAACGTTCCGCACAGCTGCGGCGTGCTCGCACACAGCGACGGCGACGTGATCCTGCATGCGCTGTGTGATGCGATGCTTGGCGCGCTGGCGCTGGGCGACATCGGCCAGCATTTCCCGCCGAGCGACGACCGCTGGAAGGGCGCCGACAGCAGCGACTTCGTGCGTCACTGCGACAGCCTGCTGCGCGAGCGCGGCTGGCGTGTCGGCAATACCGACATCACCGTGATCTGCGAGCGTCCCAAGGTCGGTCCGCATGCTCTGGCCATGCGCGAGCGCATCGGCGGTCTGCTGCAGCTGCCGCTGGATGCGGTCAGCGTCAAGGCCACCACCTCGGAGAAGCTGGGTTTCACCGGCCGTGGGGAAGGCATCGCCGCGCAGGCAGTGGTGCTGCTGGTGGCGGCATGA
- the ispD gene encoding 2-C-methyl-D-erythritol 4-phosphate cytidylyltransferase has protein sequence MSAAIWVVVPAAGRGARFGAPLPKQYLQAGGQILLAHTLDALLAHPAVAGAMVVIGQDDADWPGWNEWAGKPVLTCTGGATRAASVLAGLQALPDSVRADEFVLVHDAARPNLSPADLGRLLEVGRADPVGAILAVPVRDTLKRAGDDGGIDATEPRERLWRALTPQLFRRHQLSRALAEAAAAGVEVTDEAMAMERQGQRPLLVEGSEDNFKVTTPADLDRFEFVLSRRAS, from the coding sequence ATGAGCGCGGCGATCTGGGTGGTGGTTCCGGCTGCTGGTCGCGGCGCGCGGTTTGGTGCGCCGTTGCCCAAACAGTACCTGCAGGCGGGTGGACAGATCCTGCTTGCCCACACCCTGGACGCGCTGCTCGCGCATCCGGCCGTGGCCGGGGCGATGGTGGTGATCGGCCAGGACGACGCCGACTGGCCGGGCTGGAATGAATGGGCCGGCAAGCCTGTGTTGACCTGCACCGGCGGCGCGACCCGTGCCGCCTCGGTGCTGGCCGGGTTGCAGGCGCTGCCGGACTCGGTGCGCGCCGATGAGTTCGTGCTGGTCCACGATGCGGCACGGCCGAACCTGTCGCCGGCCGATCTGGGTCGTCTGCTCGAAGTAGGGCGTGCCGATCCGGTCGGCGCGATCCTGGCTGTACCGGTGCGCGACACGCTCAAGCGGGCGGGCGATGACGGTGGCATCGATGCCACCGAGCCGCGTGAACGCCTGTGGCGTGCACTGACGCCGCAGCTGTTCCGCCGCCACCAGCTCAGTCGCGCGCTGGCCGAGGCGGCTGCCGCCGGCGTCGAAGTGACCGACGAGGCGATGGCGATGGAGCGCCAGGGCCAGCGCCCGCTGCTGGTGGAAGGCAGCGAGGACAACTTCAAGGTCACCACCCCGGCCGATCTGGACCGGTTTGAATTCGTACTTTCCCGCCGCGCCAGCTGA
- the ftsB gene encoding cell division protein FtsB translates to MRDWRWMLLVLALLLGWLQYRFWFGPGNSGEVMMLEAQVANQERDNEGLQQRNDALAAEVKDLKEGQSAIEERARSELGMIRPGEKFYRVVEDAPVPPAQPAAGVSAQAGEHPADVP, encoded by the coding sequence ATGCGCGACTGGCGCTGGATGCTGCTGGTGCTGGCCCTGCTGCTGGGCTGGCTGCAGTATCGTTTCTGGTTCGGCCCGGGCAATTCGGGCGAAGTGATGATGCTCGAAGCCCAGGTTGCCAACCAGGAGCGCGACAATGAGGGCCTGCAGCAGCGCAACGATGCGCTGGCTGCGGAAGTGAAGGACCTCAAGGAAGGCCAGTCCGCCATCGAGGAGCGCGCACGCAGTGAGCTGGGCATGATCAGGCCCGGCGAGAAGTTCTACCGCGTGGTTGAGGATGCGCCGGTCCCTCCGGCGCAGCCCGCTGCGGGCGTCAGTGCCCAGGCCGGCGAACATCCGGCGGACGTGCCATGA